In Paraburkholderia sprentiae WSM5005, a genomic segment contains:
- a CDS encoding IclR family transcriptional regulator, translated as MSKALPPSSVAPANAEPAPEKPGDSYVQSFARGLAVIRAFDATRPEQTLTDVAAATGLTRAGARRILLTLQTLGYVEAEGRLFRLTPKILDLGFAYLTSMPFWNLAEPVMESLSAQVHESCSAAVLDRTEIVYVLRVPTHKIMTINLSIGSRLPAYCTSMGRVLLASLDDETLDATLNSTPLYAHTPRTVTDKEELKKLIEQVRRQGWAIVDQELEGGLISLSAPIRNRQGRVIAAMNISGNAQRNSAKQMVKAFLEPLQQAAQTVSEMVARRG; from the coding sequence ATGAGCAAAGCCCTGCCGCCGTCTTCCGTCGCGCCCGCCAACGCCGAACCGGCCCCGGAGAAACCGGGCGACTCGTACGTGCAGTCGTTCGCGCGGGGCCTCGCGGTCATCCGCGCATTCGACGCGACGCGCCCCGAACAGACGCTCACCGACGTCGCCGCGGCGACCGGCCTCACGCGCGCCGGCGCGCGCCGGATCCTGCTCACCCTGCAAACGCTCGGCTACGTGGAAGCCGAGGGGCGCCTGTTCCGTCTGACGCCGAAGATTCTCGACCTCGGCTTCGCGTACCTGACCTCGATGCCGTTCTGGAATCTCGCCGAACCGGTGATGGAGAGCCTGTCGGCGCAGGTGCACGAAAGCTGCTCGGCGGCCGTGCTCGATCGCACCGAGATCGTCTACGTGCTGCGGGTGCCGACTCACAAGATCATGACGATCAACCTGTCGATCGGCAGCCGCCTGCCCGCGTACTGCACGTCGATGGGCCGCGTGCTGCTCGCCTCGCTCGACGACGAGACGCTCGACGCAACGCTGAACTCGACGCCGCTCTACGCGCACACGCCGCGCACCGTCACCGACAAGGAAGAGTTGAAGAAGTTGATCGAGCAGGTGCGACGCCAAGGGTGGGCGATCGTCGATCAGGAGCTCGAAGGCGGCCTGATTTCGCTGTCCGCGCCGATTCGCAATCGCCAAGGCCGTGTGATCGCCGCGATGAACATCAGCGGCAACGCGCAGCGCAATTCGGCCAAACAGATGGTGAAGGCGTTTCTGGAACCGCTGCAGCAAGCCGCGCAGACGGTCTCGGAGATGGTCGCGCGGCGGGGCTGA
- the otnK gene encoding 3-oxo-tetronate kinase, translating into MTARTNPALLGCIADDFTGATDLANMLVRGGMRTVQTIGVPASGEALDADALVVALKSRTIPAADAVAQSLAALAWLRAQGCRQFFFKYCSTFDSTDAGNIGPVTDALLDALCVEFAERASLTIACPAFPENGRTIFRGHLFVGDALLNESGMENHPLTPMRDANLVRVLQRQTRSKVGLVRYDALTQGDAGVRAAFDALRADGVRIAIADAVSDADLHTLGAACADLALITGGSGVALGLPANFRRAGLLGKPSHAAQLPRVEGLSAVLAGSASKATNAQVAAWCATRPAFRIDPLAAARGEDVIGEALAFAQQRFVHAEPVLIYATASPDEVQAVQRELGVDEAGHLVEMTLASIARGLREFGVRKFVVAGGETSGAVVQALDVHMLRIGAQIDPGVPATATTGAEPLALALKSGNFGTTDFFDKALRHLDGASQ; encoded by the coding sequence ATGACGGCTCGAACGAACCCCGCGTTGCTCGGCTGCATCGCCGACGATTTCACCGGCGCCACCGATCTCGCCAACATGCTCGTGCGCGGCGGCATGCGTACCGTGCAGACGATCGGCGTACCCGCATCTGGCGAAGCACTCGACGCGGACGCGCTCGTCGTCGCGCTGAAGTCGCGCACGATCCCCGCCGCCGACGCGGTCGCGCAATCGCTGGCCGCGCTCGCCTGGCTGCGCGCGCAAGGCTGCCGGCAATTCTTCTTCAAGTACTGCTCGACCTTCGATTCGACCGATGCGGGCAATATCGGCCCGGTAACCGATGCGTTGCTCGATGCGCTGTGCGTCGAGTTCGCCGAGCGCGCGTCGTTGACGATCGCCTGTCCCGCGTTTCCCGAGAACGGCCGCACGATTTTTCGCGGTCATCTGTTCGTCGGCGATGCGCTGCTCAACGAGTCGGGCATGGAAAACCATCCGCTGACGCCGATGCGCGACGCGAACCTCGTGCGCGTGCTGCAGCGGCAAACTCGATCGAAGGTCGGACTCGTGCGTTACGACGCACTCACACAAGGCGACGCGGGCGTGCGCGCCGCATTCGACGCATTGCGCGCCGACGGCGTGCGCATCGCGATTGCGGACGCGGTGTCCGACGCCGATCTGCACACGCTCGGCGCGGCCTGCGCGGACCTCGCGCTGATCACGGGCGGCTCGGGCGTCGCGCTCGGCTTGCCGGCCAACTTCCGGCGCGCGGGTCTGCTCGGCAAGCCGAGCCATGCCGCGCAATTGCCGCGTGTCGAAGGTTTGTCGGCGGTGCTCGCGGGCAGTGCGTCTAAAGCGACCAACGCGCAGGTCGCCGCATGGTGCGCGACGCGGCCCGCGTTCCGCATTGATCCGCTCGCGGCGGCGCGCGGCGAGGACGTCATCGGCGAGGCGCTCGCGTTCGCGCAACAGCGCTTCGTGCACGCGGAGCCGGTGTTGATCTATGCGACCGCATCGCCCGACGAAGTGCAGGCCGTGCAGCGCGAACTCGGCGTCGACGAGGCCGGGCATCTGGTGGAGATGACGTTGGCATCGATTGCGCGCGGCCTGCGCGAGTTCGGCGTGCGCAAGTTCGTCGTCGCGGGCGGCGAGACCTCGGGCGCGGTCGTGCAGGCGCTCGACGTGCACATGCTGCGCATCGGCGCGCAGATCGATCCGGGTGTGCCGGCCACGGCGACGACGGGCGCCGAGCCGCTCGCGCTTGCGCTGAAGTCCGGCAACTTCGGCACGACCGACTTCTTCGACAAGGCGCTGCGCCATCTCGACGGAGCCTCGCAATGA
- a CDS encoding FadR/GntR family transcriptional regulator: MFDKIPARAMSDTVAQQLLKQIDKGTFARGARLPTEAVLAQQFGVSRTVIREALSRLKNEGVVEPRQGSGVFVAGHGAIRPLRIDYAEAVEPGSVVQILALRRAIEAEVASEAAMRRSDADMAAIDAALERIERAVADGEDGVAEDVAFHRAIAAATGNPYLLKTLSFLNQYLEAGTLVTRRNEALREDFSRQVRDEHAAIAAAIRGSDPMAARIAAQTHLYNAARRLAEAGIV; encoded by the coding sequence ATGTTCGACAAGATTCCCGCGCGTGCGATGAGCGACACCGTCGCGCAGCAACTGCTGAAACAGATCGACAAGGGCACCTTCGCGCGTGGCGCCAGGCTGCCGACCGAAGCCGTGCTCGCGCAACAGTTCGGTGTGAGCCGCACGGTGATTCGCGAGGCGCTGTCGCGGCTGAAGAACGAGGGGGTGGTCGAGCCGCGCCAGGGTAGTGGCGTGTTCGTCGCCGGGCACGGCGCGATCCGCCCGTTGCGGATCGACTATGCGGAAGCCGTCGAACCGGGCTCGGTCGTGCAGATCCTCGCGCTGCGCCGCGCGATCGAGGCGGAGGTCGCGTCGGAAGCCGCGATGCGCCGCAGCGACGCCGACATGGCGGCGATCGACGCCGCGCTCGAGCGCATCGAACGGGCGGTCGCCGACGGCGAAGACGGCGTCGCCGAAGACGTCGCCTTTCATCGGGCGATCGCGGCGGCGACGGGCAATCCCTATTTGCTGAAGACGTTGAGTTTCCTCAATCAGTACCTTGAAGCGGGCACGCTCGTTACGCGCCGCAACGAGGCGCTGCGCGAGGACTTCTCGCGGCAGGTGCGCGACGAGCACGCGGCGATTGCCGCGGCGATTCGTGGCAGCGATCCGATGGCGGCACGCATCGCCGCGCAGACGCATCTGTACAACGCGGCGCGGCGGCTTGCCGAGGCGGGCATCGTCTGA
- the dmeF gene encoding CDF family Co(II)/Ni(II) efflux transporter DmeF: protein MTDNMIYKHEHSFLGSSHDENARRTRSVVALTLAMMVGEIAAGYMTGSMALLADGFHMATHAGALGIAALAYAFARRNAANRAFSFGTGKVGELAGFASALILALVSLGIGIESAFRLIHPTGVAFGQAAVIAAIGLVVNIVSALLLSGGHAHHGHHDHDHHHGHAHGSDNNLRSAYVHVLADALTSVLAIVALLAGRYLEWVWLDPLMGIVGSIVIARWAWTLMRDTASVLLDKTDEHVAGEIREILGSHGDAEIADLHVWQIGPEARAAIVSVRTHGGVTAETIRARLAQVHEVTHLTVEAAS, encoded by the coding sequence ATGACTGACAACATGATCTACAAGCACGAGCACTCGTTTCTCGGCAGTTCGCACGACGAAAACGCACGCCGGACCCGTTCCGTCGTCGCACTCACCCTTGCGATGATGGTCGGCGAAATCGCGGCCGGCTACATGACCGGCTCGATGGCGCTGCTCGCCGATGGCTTCCACATGGCGACGCACGCCGGCGCGCTGGGAATTGCGGCGCTCGCGTATGCGTTTGCGAGACGCAACGCGGCAAACCGCGCTTTCAGCTTCGGGACCGGAAAAGTGGGCGAGCTTGCCGGCTTCGCTTCGGCGTTGATTCTCGCGCTGGTGTCGCTGGGCATCGGCATCGAATCGGCGTTCCGGCTCATCCATCCCACCGGTGTCGCGTTCGGGCAAGCAGCGGTGATTGCGGCGATCGGGCTGGTCGTGAACATCGTCAGCGCGTTGCTGTTGTCGGGCGGCCATGCGCACCATGGGCATCACGATCACGACCATCATCACGGCCATGCGCACGGGTCCGACAACAACCTGCGCTCCGCCTACGTGCACGTGCTCGCCGATGCGCTGACCTCGGTGCTGGCGATCGTGGCCCTGCTGGCCGGCCGCTATCTCGAGTGGGTGTGGCTGGACCCGCTGATGGGCATCGTCGGTTCAATCGTCATCGCGCGCTGGGCGTGGACGCTGATGCGCGACACGGCCAGCGTGCTGCTCGATAAAACCGACGAGCATGTTGCCGGCGAAATCCGCGAAATCCTCGGTTCGCACGGCGACGCCGAAATCGCCGATCTGCACGTCTGGCAGATCGGCCCGGAAGCGCGAGCCGCGATCGTCAGTGTTCGCACGCACGGCGGCGTCACCGCGGAGACGATCCGCGCGCGGCTCGCGCAAGTGCACGAGGTCACGCATCTGACGGTCGAAGCGGCGTCATAA
- the otnC gene encoding 3-oxo-tetronate 4-phosphate decarboxylase: MSGAPALHTATEARVREEICAVGASLYQRGYTVGSAGNISARLDDGWLITPTDACLGRLDPADIAKVDADGHAVSGAKPSKTLALHRGIYARNADVRGIVHTHSTHLVALTLAGVWSEADVLPPITPYYVMKVGHVPLIRYRRPGDPQVAAQIAALADRVRAVLLERLGPVVWERSVAHASYVLEELEETARLWLMTNPRPAPLDAAAIEALCAAFGARW; this comes from the coding sequence ATGAGCGGCGCGCCGGCACTTCACACCGCCACCGAAGCGCGCGTGCGCGAGGAAATCTGCGCGGTCGGCGCGAGTCTGTATCAGCGCGGCTATACCGTCGGCAGCGCCGGCAACATCAGCGCGCGGCTCGACGACGGCTGGCTGATCACGCCGACCGACGCGTGCCTCGGCCGCCTCGACCCCGCCGACATCGCCAAGGTCGACGCGGATGGCCATGCGGTGTCGGGCGCCAAGCCGTCGAAAACGCTCGCGCTGCATCGCGGCATCTATGCACGCAACGCCGACGTGCGCGGCATCGTCCACACCCATTCGACGCATCTAGTCGCGTTGACGCTCGCGGGCGTGTGGAGCGAAGCGGACGTGTTGCCGCCGATCACGCCGTACTACGTGATGAAAGTGGGACATGTACCGCTGATTCGCTATCGACGCCCGGGCGATCCGCAAGTCGCCGCGCAGATCGCCGCGCTGGCCGATCGGGTGCGCGCGGTATTGCTCGAACGTCTGGGGCCGGTGGTGTGGGAGCGCTCGGTCGCGCATGCGTCGTATGTGCTCGAAGAACTCGAGGAGACCGCGCGCCTGTGGCTGATGACCAATCCGCGGCCCGCGCCGCTCGACGCCGCCGCGATCGAAGCGCTATGTGCCGCGTTCGGCGCGCGCTGGTAG
- the otnI gene encoding 2-oxo-tetronate isomerase — protein sequence MPRFAANLSMMYNEHAFLDRFAAAARDRFNAVEFLFPYEFRANELKARLDAHGLTQALFNAPPGDWHGGERGLASLPGREDEFRRGVDTALEYARVLGNRKLHVMAGLIAGDRAGETQRNTQRDVYLNNLAYAARAAQADQIMVVIEPINTRDIPGYFLNRQDDAQAICAEVGAPNLKVQFDCYHCQIVEGDLAIKLKRDMAGIGHIQIAGVPERHEPDIGELNYPYLFDLIDALGYDGYIGCEYRPRAATSAGLGWLKPYLDGASTLSDNH from the coding sequence ATGCCTCGCTTCGCCGCCAATCTGTCGATGATGTACAACGAACACGCGTTCCTCGACCGTTTCGCCGCCGCCGCGCGCGACCGTTTCAACGCGGTCGAATTCCTGTTTCCGTACGAGTTCCGCGCGAACGAACTGAAGGCACGGCTCGACGCGCACGGCCTCACGCAGGCGCTGTTCAATGCGCCGCCCGGCGACTGGCACGGCGGCGAGCGCGGCCTCGCATCGCTGCCGGGCCGCGAGGACGAGTTCCGCCGCGGCGTCGACACGGCGCTCGAGTACGCGCGCGTGCTCGGCAATCGCAAGCTGCATGTGATGGCGGGGTTGATCGCCGGCGATCGGGCGGGCGAAACGCAGCGCAACACGCAACGCGACGTGTACCTGAACAATCTCGCCTATGCCGCGCGGGCCGCGCAAGCCGATCAGATCATGGTCGTGATCGAGCCGATCAACACGCGAGACATACCCGGCTATTTCCTCAATCGGCAAGACGACGCGCAGGCGATCTGCGCCGAAGTGGGCGCGCCGAATCTGAAAGTGCAGTTCGATTGCTATCACTGCCAGATCGTCGAGGGCGATCTCGCGATCAAGCTCAAACGCGATATGGCCGGCATCGGCCATATCCAGATTGCCGGCGTGCCGGAGCGGCACGAGCCCGACATCGGCGAACTGAACTACCCGTACTTGTTCGATCTGATCGATGCGCTCGGCTACGACGGCTACATCGGCTGCGAATACCGGCCGCGCGCGGCGACCTCGGCGGGGCTGGGCTGGCTGAAGCCTTATCTCGACGGCGCGTCGACTCTTTCCGACAACCACTGA
- the ltnD gene encoding L-threonate dehydrogenase, with translation MSRNVGVIGLGAMGLGVARSLLRAGFKVHACDLRRDVLQAFVDEGGVGCATPSDLGAHCEVVITLVVNAAQTEAVLFGEQGALAAMKPGGVVISSATVAPEFASDLGKRVEAAGLLMLDAPVSGGAARAASGEMTMMTSGPATAYAACEDVLGAIAGKVYRLGDAHGVGSKVKIINQLLAGVHIAAAAEALALGLREGVDPDALYDVITHSAGNSWMFENRVPHILAGDYTPLSAVDIFVKDLGLVLDTARRTKFPLPLSAAAHQMFMMASTAGHGGEDDSAVVKIFPGIELPAKQ, from the coding sequence ATGTCGAGAAATGTCGGTGTCATTGGTTTGGGGGCCATGGGGCTCGGCGTCGCGCGCTCGCTGTTGCGCGCGGGCTTCAAGGTCCACGCATGCGACTTGCGGCGCGACGTGCTGCAGGCGTTCGTCGATGAAGGTGGCGTCGGCTGTGCGACGCCCTCGGATCTCGGCGCGCATTGCGAGGTCGTGATCACGCTGGTCGTGAATGCGGCGCAGACCGAAGCCGTACTGTTTGGCGAGCAAGGCGCGCTCGCGGCGATGAAGCCGGGCGGCGTCGTGATCTCGAGTGCTACGGTCGCGCCGGAATTCGCGAGCGATCTCGGCAAGCGCGTCGAGGCGGCCGGTCTGCTGATGCTCGATGCGCCGGTGTCGGGCGGCGCGGCGCGCGCCGCGTCGGGCGAAATGACGATGATGACGTCCGGTCCAGCAACCGCTTACGCGGCGTGCGAGGACGTGCTCGGCGCGATCGCCGGCAAGGTGTATCGGCTCGGCGACGCGCATGGCGTGGGCTCGAAGGTGAAGATCATCAACCAGCTGCTGGCCGGCGTGCATATCGCGGCGGCCGCCGAGGCGCTCGCGCTCGGCCTTCGCGAAGGCGTCGACCCGGACGCGCTGTACGACGTGATTACGCACAGCGCGGGCAATTCGTGGATGTTCGAAAACCGCGTGCCGCATATTCTCGCGGGCGATTACACGCCGCTGTCGGCGGTCGATATTTTCGTGAAGGACCTGGGCCTCGTGCTCGATACCGCGCGTCGCACGAAATTTCCGCTGCCGCTGTCGGCGGCAGCGCATCAGATGTTCATGATGGCGTCGACGGCGGGCCACGGTGGCGAAGACGACTCGGCGGTCGTGAAGATTTTTCCCGGCATCGAATTGCCGGCGAAGCAATAG
- a CDS encoding sensor histidine kinase — translation MIDRRVGPLRNFANFIRAERGRLTRQWMHAVSIDAHLPEADKLTYQQLADHLPEILEELCVVLDAEDLEGVETLIERDAKKHGKVRWRQGYRIEELVRELDLFHKVLAEALEEFVERDRTCTRRHEGRARRLIAEAFSVITYASIKEVVAERDRTIDEYTGRLERANHELTLKQRLVGDLYESRMHITRCVAHDLRNFLNAFSIALQLIERAPSNADAALTLAKRQAADMKQLVDQTVEYSVVLGDSAPLVLEDVDLRELFDELVASTRPSIDAKGLALRSSFDATLPIVTSNRLKLKQIALNLLSNAIKYTKSGQVEFRFATHGAEHWSMRVSDSGIGIAPADAERVFDEFERAAGKDIPGTGLGLAIVKELSRVLDGQIEFASCEGVGTTFEIRFPLRMQ, via the coding sequence ATGATCGACAGACGCGTAGGCCCGCTGCGCAATTTCGCCAACTTCATCCGGGCGGAGCGCGGCCGCCTGACGCGGCAATGGATGCATGCCGTCTCTATCGACGCCCATCTCCCCGAAGCGGACAAGCTCACCTACCAGCAACTGGCCGACCACCTGCCGGAAATTCTCGAAGAACTGTGCGTCGTGCTCGATGCGGAAGATCTGGAAGGCGTCGAAACGTTGATCGAACGCGACGCGAAGAAGCACGGCAAGGTGCGCTGGCGCCAGGGTTACCGGATCGAAGAGCTGGTGCGCGAACTTGACCTCTTTCACAAGGTGCTCGCCGAAGCGCTCGAAGAATTCGTCGAACGCGACAGGACGTGCACGCGCCGCCACGAGGGCCGCGCGCGGCGCCTGATCGCCGAAGCATTCAGCGTGATTACCTATGCGTCGATCAAGGAAGTCGTCGCCGAACGCGATCGCACGATCGATGAATACACGGGGCGGCTCGAACGCGCGAATCACGAATTGACGCTCAAGCAGCGGCTGGTCGGCGATCTGTACGAATCGCGCATGCACATCACGCGCTGCGTCGCGCATGATCTGCGCAATTTCCTCAATGCGTTTTCGATCGCGCTGCAACTGATCGAGCGAGCGCCGTCGAATGCCGATGCCGCGTTGACGCTCGCGAAGCGCCAGGCTGCAGACATGAAGCAACTGGTCGACCAGACGGTCGAGTACTCGGTCGTGCTTGGCGACTCGGCGCCGCTCGTGCTTGAAGACGTCGATTTGCGCGAGCTGTTCGACGAACTGGTCGCGTCGACGCGGCCGTCGATCGACGCGAAGGGGCTCGCGTTGCGCAGCTCATTCGACGCGACGCTGCCGATCGTCACGTCGAATCGGCTCAAGCTCAAGCAGATCGCGCTCAATCTATTGTCCAACGCGATCAAATATACGAAGTCGGGGCAGGTCGAATTCCGCTTCGCGACGCATGGCGCCGAACACTGGTCCATGCGGGTGTCCGACAGCGGCATCGGCATTGCGCCGGCCGACGCCGAGCGCGTGTTCGACGAGTTCGAGCGCGCGGCCGGCAAGGACATTCCGGGCACCGGGCTCGGGCTCGCGATCGTCAAGGAGCTCTCCCGGGTGCTCGATGGGCAAATCGAGTTCGCGTCGTGCGAAGGCGTGGGGACCACGTTCGAAATCCGGTTTCCGTTGCGCATGCAGTGA
- a CDS encoding LysR family transcriptional regulator yields the protein MELNDLAAFVSVARAGGFRDAARVSGVSASSLSVAVRRLETRLGLRLLNRTTRSVAPTEAGLRLIEKLTPLFGEMEAALDVLNGFRDKPTGTLKLNVPSSVARIVLPDVLARFLKKYPDIRIEVVVEDGFVDVLSIGCDAGIRYDERLEQDMIAVPIGARVQRFATAASPAYLDAHGRPGHPSELLAHACLRGQFASGAMPTWYFERDGELLQVNPTGPLLVRPGAAIDLAVSGAIAGLGIVHLFEEMLRPHLDSGALEAILEPWWQRFSGPFLYYPGHRHVPAPLRAFVDFLKADSADLVSHDVTRS from the coding sequence ATGGAACTGAACGATCTGGCCGCCTTCGTCTCGGTCGCCCGCGCCGGGGGCTTTCGCGATGCGGCGCGCGTGAGCGGGGTGTCGGCGTCGAGTCTGAGCGTCGCGGTGCGGCGCCTCGAAACCAGGCTCGGGTTGCGGCTGCTGAACCGCACCACGCGCAGCGTCGCGCCGACCGAAGCCGGGCTGCGTCTGATCGAGAAGCTGACGCCGCTGTTTGGCGAAATGGAAGCGGCGCTCGATGTGCTGAACGGCTTTCGCGACAAGCCGACCGGCACGCTCAAGCTCAATGTGCCGTCGAGCGTCGCGCGCATCGTGCTGCCCGACGTGCTCGCGCGCTTTCTGAAGAAGTACCCGGATATTCGCATCGAAGTGGTGGTCGAGGATGGCTTCGTCGATGTGCTGTCGATCGGCTGCGATGCGGGCATTCGCTACGACGAACGCCTCGAGCAGGACATGATCGCGGTGCCGATCGGCGCGCGCGTGCAGCGCTTCGCGACCGCGGCGTCGCCCGCGTATCTCGACGCACATGGCCGCCCCGGGCATCCCAGCGAACTGCTCGCGCATGCATGCCTGCGCGGACAATTCGCGAGTGGCGCGATGCCGACGTGGTACTTCGAGCGCGATGGCGAACTGCTGCAAGTGAATCCGACCGGACCGCTGCTGGTGCGGCCGGGCGCCGCGATCGACCTCGCGGTCAGCGGTGCGATCGCGGGCCTCGGCATTGTCCATCTGTTCGAAGAGATGCTGCGGCCGCATCTGGACAGCGGCGCGCTCGAAGCGATCCTCGAACCCTGGTGGCAGCGCTTTTCAGGGCCTTTTCTGTACTATCCGGGCCATCGTCATGTGCCCGCGCCGCTGCGCGCCTTCGTCGATTTCCTGAAGGCCGATTCAGCGGATCTCGTCAGTCATGATGTGACACGCAGTTAG
- the pcaF gene encoding 3-oxoadipyl-CoA thiolase: MTEAFLCDAIRTPIGRYAGSLSSVRADDLGAVPLKALMERNKNVDWTAIDDVIYGCANQAGDDNRNVARMSLLLAGLPKDVPGSTVNRLCGSGMDAIGIAARAIKSGEAALMIAGGVESMSRAPFVMGKAPTAFSRQAEIYDTTIGWRFVNPLMKKLYGVDSMPETGENVATDYNISRADQDAFALRSQQKAARAQRDGTLAQEIVGVTIAQKKGDPITVTQDEHPRETSLETLAKLKGVVRPDGTVTAGNASGVNDGAAGLLLANEATAQRFGLTPRARVLGIATAGVDPRVMGMGPAPATQKLLARLGMTIDQFDVIELNEAFASQGIAVLRALGVADDDPRVNPNGGAIALGHPLGMSGARLVTTATYQLQRTQGRFAICTMCIGVGQGIAIAIERV; encoded by the coding sequence ATGACCGAAGCATTCCTGTGCGACGCGATTCGCACCCCCATTGGCCGCTATGCGGGTTCGCTGTCGTCGGTGCGCGCCGACGACCTGGGCGCGGTGCCGCTCAAGGCGTTGATGGAGCGCAACAAGAACGTCGACTGGACCGCGATCGACGACGTGATCTACGGCTGCGCGAACCAGGCCGGTGACGACAACCGCAACGTCGCGCGCATGTCGCTGCTGCTCGCGGGCTTGCCGAAGGACGTGCCGGGTTCGACGGTCAACCGCCTGTGCGGCTCGGGCATGGATGCGATCGGCATCGCCGCGCGCGCGATCAAGTCGGGCGAGGCCGCGCTGATGATCGCCGGCGGCGTCGAAAGCATGAGCCGCGCACCGTTCGTGATGGGCAAGGCGCCGACCGCGTTTTCGCGTCAGGCCGAGATTTACGACACGACGATCGGCTGGCGTTTCGTGAACCCGCTGATGAAGAAGCTGTACGGCGTCGACTCGATGCCGGAAACCGGCGAAAACGTCGCGACCGACTACAACATCAGCCGCGCCGACCAGGACGCGTTCGCGCTGCGCAGCCAGCAGAAGGCCGCACGCGCGCAACGCGACGGCACGCTCGCACAGGAAATCGTCGGCGTGACGATCGCCCAGAAGAAGGGCGATCCGATCACGGTCACGCAGGACGAGCATCCGCGCGAAACGAGCCTCGAAACCCTCGCGAAACTGAAGGGCGTCGTGCGTCCGGACGGCACGGTCACGGCCGGTAACGCGTCGGGCGTGAACGACGGCGCGGCCGGGTTGCTGCTCGCGAACGAAGCAACCGCGCAGCGCTTTGGGCTGACGCCGCGCGCCCGCGTGCTCGGCATCGCGACGGCCGGCGTGGACCCGCGCGTGATGGGCATGGGTCCGGCACCCGCGACGCAGAAGCTGCTCGCGCGTCTGGGCATGACGATCGACCAGTTCGATGTGATCGAGCTGAACGAAGCGTTCGCCTCGCAAGGCATCGCGGTGCTGCGCGCCCTCGGCGTCGCCGACGACGATCCCCGCGTGAACCCGAACGGTGGCGCGATCGCGCTCGGCCACCCGCTCGGCATGAGCGGCGCGCGTCTCGTGACGACCGCGACGTATCAGCTGCAACGCACGCAGGGCCGCTTCGCGATATGCACGATGTGTATCGGCGTCGGCCAGGGCATTGCGATCGCGATCGAGCGCGTGTGA
- the denD gene encoding D-erythronate dehydrogenase, with protein sequence MKVLITGGAGFLGQRLARELLARGALKDAHGAPQAITGLVLLDVVRAHDFGDARVRTEVGDIAERSVLERVIDAQTSAIFHLAAIVSGQAEADFDLGMRINLDASRLLLEVCRQRGHRPRVVFTSSVAVYGGDLPAVVRDDTALNPQSSYGAQKAIAELLLNDYSRRGFVDGRVLRLPTISVRPGRPNAAASSFASGIIREPLNGEEAVCPVAGSTRLWLLSPRKAIDSLIAGLELEGAALGKQRVLNLPGLSVSVDEMIAALREVAGDAVASRIVRQPDERIEQIVGSWPGAWDTSRAERLGLAAERSFAEVIRGYIADEGIQVR encoded by the coding sequence ATGAAAGTACTCATCACCGGCGGCGCCGGTTTTCTCGGCCAGCGCCTCGCGCGCGAACTGCTCGCGCGCGGCGCGCTGAAAGATGCGCACGGCGCACCGCAAGCGATTACCGGGCTGGTGCTGCTCGACGTCGTGCGCGCCCACGATTTCGGCGATGCGCGCGTGCGCACCGAAGTCGGCGATATCGCGGAGCGCAGCGTGCTCGAACGCGTGATCGACGCTCAAACGTCGGCGATCTTTCATCTCGCCGCGATCGTCAGCGGCCAGGCCGAGGCGGACTTCGATCTCGGCATGCGCATCAATCTCGATGCGTCGCGGCTGCTGCTCGAAGTCTGCCGTCAGCGCGGGCACCGACCGCGCGTCGTGTTCACCAGTTCGGTCGCGGTCTATGGTGGCGATCTGCCTGCGGTCGTGCGGGACGACACCGCGCTGAACCCGCAGTCGTCGTATGGCGCGCAAAAGGCGATCGCGGAACTGCTGCTGAACGATTATTCGCGGCGCGGTTTCGTCGACGGCCGGGTATTGCGGCTGCCGACCATCAGCGTACGGCCGGGGCGGCCGAATGCGGCGGCTTCGTCGTTTGCGAGTGGCATCATCCGCGAGCCGCTCAATGGCGAGGAGGCCGTGTGTCCGGTCGCGGGTTCGACGCGGCTATGGCTGCTGTCGCCGCGCAAGGCGATCGACAGCCTGATCGCCGGCCTCGAACTCGAGGGCGCCGCGCTCGGCAAGCAGCGCGTGCTGAACCTGCCGGGCCTGTCGGTCAGCGTCGACGAAATGATCGCGGCACTGCGCGAGGTCGCGGGCGATGCGGTGGCGAGCCGCATCGTACGGCAGCCCGACGAGCGCATCGAGCAGATCGTCGGCAGTTGGCCCGGTGCGTGGGATACATCGCGCGCCGAACGGCTCGGGCTTGCGGCCGAGCGCAGTTTCGCGGAGGTGATCCGCGGCTACATCGCCGATGAGGGAATCCAGGTTCGCTGA